In a genomic window of Vibrio marisflavi CECT 7928:
- a CDS encoding PhoX family protein: MKNRDDKQPAFSEMIESCLNRRSFLLGASAIGAGAFLSLNPVATALARSSSDSLMQFSAVPVSTADSVVVPKGYTATQLISWGDPIFSDAPRFNPKGSDSASVQARQFGDNNDGMSLFPISADRAVLAINNEYTNYEYLFPHQGSEMTKDDVLKAQSAVGVSVVEIVKRNGSWEVDKAGARNRRITANTQMVFSGPAAGHSLLKTNDDRQGMHPVGTFANCANGKTPWGTYLTCEENFDGYFGTDQDLTLTDDDKRYGVEAEPSSTQWEKHDQRFDIAKNRNEVNRFGWVVEIDPHDPNSTPVKRTALGRFKHENAALVVNKDGHVVVYLGDDERGEHLYKFVSKNKFQPGNDTENRKLLEEGTLYVAEFNADDQELSGKGKWIELTYGKNGLTKGNGFSDQGEVLIFARRAATQVGATTMDRPEWVAVHPDKTQVFCTLTNNKNRGVEEDQPVGGPNPRAKNQYGQILRWQPKNSDHTLDEFDWDLYLIAGNPSVHPDSLYAGSQNITADNMFNSPDGIGFDDAGRLWIQTDGNYSNKGDFSGQGNNQMLCGDPNTGEVRRFLTGPIACEITGLAFSEDQRTMFIGVQHPGEKGAPSHFPGGGNSKPRSTIMMITRDDGGIIGT; encoded by the coding sequence ATGAAAAATAGAGACGACAAACAACCCGCCTTCAGTGAAATGATTGAGTCTTGCCTTAACAGGCGTAGCTTCTTATTAGGTGCGAGTGCAATTGGCGCTGGTGCATTCTTATCTTTGAACCCAGTCGCGACAGCGTTAGCTAGGAGTTCCTCAGACTCTTTAATGCAATTTTCAGCCGTTCCAGTTTCGACTGCTGATAGTGTGGTGGTTCCAAAAGGGTATACCGCGACGCAGTTGATATCTTGGGGAGATCCAATTTTTTCCGATGCGCCAAGGTTTAACCCTAAAGGTAGCGACTCGGCCTCAGTGCAAGCGAGGCAGTTTGGCGACAATAATGATGGTATGAGCTTATTTCCAATTAGCGCGGACCGAGCAGTGTTAGCCATCAACAATGAATATACCAACTACGAGTATCTGTTTCCGCATCAGGGAAGTGAGATGACCAAAGATGATGTGCTAAAAGCACAGTCGGCTGTGGGTGTTAGTGTTGTTGAAATCGTCAAAAGAAATGGTAGCTGGGAGGTAGATAAAGCTGGCGCTAGAAACCGAAGGATCACAGCAAATACTCAAATGGTTTTTTCCGGACCAGCAGCGGGGCATAGTCTTTTAAAAACCAACGATGATCGTCAAGGGATGCATCCCGTCGGGACGTTTGCCAACTGTGCGAATGGAAAGACACCATGGGGAACATACTTAACATGTGAGGAGAACTTTGATGGTTATTTTGGTACTGATCAAGACTTAACACTGACAGATGACGACAAACGTTATGGTGTCGAGGCGGAGCCTAGCAGTACACAATGGGAAAAGCATGATCAACGATTTGATATAGCTAAAAACCGCAACGAGGTGAACCGCTTTGGTTGGGTGGTAGAAATTGATCCTCATGATCCAAACTCTACGCCGGTGAAGCGCACAGCGCTAGGCCGCTTTAAGCATGAAAATGCGGCATTGGTTGTCAATAAAGACGGTCATGTTGTGGTTTACCTTGGCGATGATGAGCGTGGTGAACATTTGTACAAATTTGTGTCGAAGAACAAGTTCCAGCCGGGCAACGACACTGAGAATAGAAAACTGTTAGAAGAAGGGACGTTATACGTTGCCGAGTTCAATGCTGACGACCAAGAGCTAAGCGGTAAGGGAAAATGGATAGAGCTTACCTATGGAAAAAATGGACTTACCAAAGGAAATGGTTTTAGCGATCAGGGGGAGGTATTGATCTTTGCTCGCCGAGCAGCAACGCAAGTGGGCGCAACAACTATGGATAGGCCAGAATGGGTTGCCGTTCATCCAGACAAAACCCAAGTATTTTGCACATTGACCAACAATAAAAATCGGGGTGTGGAAGAAGATCAACCGGTTGGAGGGCCCAATCCGAGAGCCAAGAATCAATATGGACAAATTTTGCGTTGGCAGCCCAAAAATAGTGATCACACGCTCGACGAGTTTGACTGGGATCTGTATCTGATCGCTGGAAACCCAAGTGTTCATCCTGATAGCCTCTATGCTGGGAGCCAAAATATTACGGCAGATAATATGTTTAATAGTCCAGACGGTATTGGGTTTGATGATGCAGGGCGGCTGTGGATCCAAACTGACGGTAACTATTCCAATAAGGGCGATTTTTCAGGCCAAGGTAACAATCAAATGTTGTGTGGCGATCCGAATACGGGCGAGGTGAGGCGATTTTTGACTGGACCAATAGCTTGTGAAATAACAGGTCTCGCCTTTTCAGAGGATCAGCGGACTATGTTCATTGGTGTACAACACCCCGGAGAAAAAGGAGCCCCATCCCATTTCCCGGGAGGTGGTAATAGCAAACCTCGCTCGACAATTATGATGATTACACGAGATGACGGTGGAATAATCGGCACTTAA